The Chryseobacterium indicum genome includes a window with the following:
- a CDS encoding MFS transporter yields the protein MQGLVKKSENVNLSLISYVSFTFIGYFIIGLSLSVLPIFINKSLGFSLVIAGLVISLQYVSTFFLRAYSGKIIDGKGPKPAVLFSMISFSLTGIFLIIAYYFKFSPWLSLTFLVITRLLTGCAEGMIGASPINWAIMAVGEKHTAKIISYNGVACYGALAIGASLGVTIEHEFSLYGIGILSIILGILGFLFAKTKDNKTNTNIKESQPFWKVLGKVAPFGVCLALGGLGFASISTFITLYYNYFHWNNGALCLSVFGVLFVAGRLVFNNVINNYGGIKVAIACLLVETIGLLIISFATNSQMALVGAGVTGLGFSLIFPALGVVAIKSVPSSNQGSALAGYGLFIDLSLGVAGPLIGGIADLYGMSYTFPFSAAMVFVGLGLAYLLKLKYK from the coding sequence ATGCAGGGTTTGGTAAAAAAGTCGGAGAATGTTAATCTGTCTTTAATCAGTTATGTAAGTTTTACCTTTATAGGATATTTCATTATCGGATTATCGCTTTCGGTACTTCCTATTTTCATTAACAAAAGTCTTGGGTTCAGTCTGGTGATTGCAGGTTTGGTCATCAGTCTGCAATATGTTTCTACTTTTTTTCTGAGAGCTTATTCCGGAAAAATAATTGACGGAAAAGGCCCGAAACCAGCCGTTTTATTCAGCATGATCAGTTTTTCGCTGACGGGAATTTTCCTGATCATTGCTTATTATTTTAAATTTTCTCCGTGGTTAAGTTTAACATTTTTGGTCATCACGCGTCTTCTTACAGGCTGCGCGGAAGGAATGATTGGTGCAAGTCCGATTAACTGGGCAATTATGGCGGTCGGAGAAAAACATACGGCAAAAATTATTTCCTACAACGGAGTTGCCTGTTACGGTGCTTTGGCAATCGGAGCTTCTCTGGGGGTAACGATTGAGCATGAATTCAGCTTATACGGAATCGGAATTCTTTCGATTATTCTTGGAATTTTGGGGTTTCTTTTTGCAAAAACCAAAGACAATAAAACCAACACGAATATAAAAGAATCGCAGCCGTTCTGGAAAGTTTTGGGAAAAGTGGCTCCTTTCGGCGTTTGTCTGGCTTTAGGAGGTCTTGGTTTTGCGAGTATTTCTACTTTTATCACTTTATATTACAACTATTTTCACTGGAATAACGGCGCTTTATGTCTGAGTGTTTTCGGGGTACTGTTTGTTGCGGGAAGACTCGTTTTCAATAATGTAATCAATAATTACGGAGGAATTAAAGTCGCTATTGCCTGTCTTTTGGTGGAAACCATTGGACTTTTAATTATTTCATTTGCCACAAATTCCCAAATGGCTCTTGTAGGAGCCGGAGTTACGGGACTTGGGTTTTCATTAATCTTTCCGGCTTTGGGTGTAGTTGCGATTAAAAGCGTGCCTTCATCCAATCAGGGTTCCGCTTTGGCGGGATATGGTCTTTTTATTGATCTTTCTCTGGGTGTTGCAGGACCGCTGATCGGTGGAATTGCCGATCTTTACGGGATGAGTTATACTTTCCCTTTCAGTGCGGCGATGGTTTTTGTGGGATTGGGACTGGCTTATTTACTTAAGCTTAAATACAAATAG
- the rdgB gene encoding RdgB/HAM1 family non-canonical purine NTP pyrophosphatase produces the protein MELLVATHNIHKKEEIQQILGDGFVVKSLADYDLHDEIVEDGDSFNANALIKAKYCFEKTGIPSLGDDSGLVVESLDGRPGIFSARYAGNHDFAKNIEKVLGEMEGIENRKAYFITVLCYYDENGAKYFDGRVHGNLLKENKGFKGFGYDPIFVPEGYEMTFAEMEPQDKNKISHRKQALDLFLDFLKGKE, from the coding sequence ATGGAATTACTGGTAGCAACGCACAACATACATAAGAAAGAAGAAATTCAACAGATTTTAGGAGATGGTTTTGTCGTAAAAAGTCTTGCCGATTATGATCTTCATGACGAAATCGTAGAAGACGGAGATTCTTTCAATGCCAATGCGTTAATTAAGGCAAAATACTGCTTCGAAAAAACAGGGATTCCAAGTTTGGGTGACGACAGCGGACTGGTTGTAGAATCTCTGGACGGAAGACCGGGAATTTTTTCCGCGCGTTATGCAGGAAATCACGATTTTGCCAAAAATATCGAAAAAGTTTTGGGCGAAATGGAAGGTATTGAAAACAGAAAAGCGTATTTCATTACTGTTTTATGCTACTATGACGAAAACGGAGCCAAATATTTCGACGGAAGGGTTCACGGAAATTTACTGAAGGAAAATAAAGGTTTCAAAGGGTTCGGCTACGATCCGATCTTCGTTCCGGAAGGGTACGAAATGACTTTTGCAGAGATGGAACCGCAGGATAAAAACAAAATCAGCCACAGAAAACAGGCTTTGGATCTATTTTTGGATTTCCTGAAAGGGAAAGAATAG
- a CDS encoding CPBP family intramembrane glutamic endopeptidase, with protein MEKSKYPNFKFTWIGGLVLLAGLFFGTMIVSFFNVFWMFTFKENLQYRDWFFMITNAAGFLTAIAFFDFFIVRRTTGMKLNFNFSPTNFSTYLLIFPMMIGMMFIAEFITAQIPTTGPFFGKYYNFFTQMMEKLTDDPVVMIITAVICAPIFEEIIFRGIIQKGLMNKGVEPKMAIVFASVIFGVIHGNPWQFVGAVLLGCVLGLVYYKTKSLLLPMLLHGFNNLCSTLLITYVKTESFADAFKVSEWIILTIGIALFSLFYFLFMKKYKVHYSEI; from the coding sequence ATGGAAAAAAGTAAATATCCGAATTTCAAGTTTACATGGATTGGCGGTCTTGTTTTACTGGCAGGATTGTTTTTCGGAACAATGATAGTTTCGTTTTTTAATGTTTTCTGGATGTTTACTTTCAAAGAAAACCTGCAGTACAGAGACTGGTTTTTTATGATTACCAATGCCGCAGGATTTCTTACGGCGATTGCTTTTTTTGATTTTTTCATTGTGAGAAGAACAACAGGAATGAAGCTGAATTTCAATTTTTCTCCCACTAATTTTTCTACCTATCTCCTGATTTTTCCAATGATGATCGGGATGATGTTTATTGCAGAATTTATTACAGCCCAGATTCCTACAACGGGACCTTTTTTCGGAAAGTATTACAATTTTTTCACGCAGATGATGGAAAAACTTACCGATGATCCGGTTGTGATGATCATTACTGCCGTTATCTGTGCGCCTATTTTTGAAGAAATTATTTTCAGGGGAATTATCCAGAAAGGATTGATGAATAAGGGTGTTGAACCGAAAATGGCAATTGTTTTTGCTTCTGTCATATTCGGAGTGATTCACGGAAACCCGTGGCAGTTTGTGGGAGCGGTTCTGTTAGGATGCGTTCTGGGATTGGTCTATTATAAAACAAAATCTCTGCTTTTACCAATGCTTTTGCATGGTTTTAATAATTTATGTTCCACCTTATTAATCACTTATGTGAAAACGGAAAGCTTCGCAGATGCTTTTAAAGTTTCGGAATGGATCATACTGACGATAGGAATTGCACTTTTCTCCTTGTTTTATTTTCTTTTCATGAAAAAATACAAAGTGCATTACTCTGAAATTTAA
- a CDS encoding peptide chain release factor 3, producing MSDLIKEIEKRKTFGIISHPDAGKTTLTEKLLLFGGAIQEAGAVKSNKIKKGATSDFMEIERQRGISVATSVLAFEYRNHKINILDTPGHKDFAEDTYRTLTAVDSVIVVIDVAKGVEEQTEKLVQVCRMRNIPMLVFINKLDREGKDAFDLLDEVEQKLGLTVCPLSLPIGMGADFQGIYNIWENNIQLFLEEKKQKVGEAIKFDNINDPSIDEVIGEKAAATLREELDLVQSVYPEFNREDYMKGDLQPVFFGSALNNFGVRELLDAFIDIAPMPQPKESDTRIVKPEENGFTGFVFKIHANMDPKHRDRLAFVKIVSGTFKRNENYLLVREGKKMKFSSPNAFFADKKEVVDESFPGDIVGLHDTGSFRIGDTLTGGEKLNFKGIPSFSPEHFRYINNNDPLKAKQLAKGIDQLMDEGVAQLFTLEMNGRKIIGTVGALQYEVIQYRLEHEYGAKCTYEPLSMHKACWVEADEKSDEFKEFARLKQRFLARDKYNQLVFLADSSFTIHMTQEKFPNVKLHFISEFKNA from the coding sequence ATGTCAGACTTAATCAAAGAAATAGAAAAAAGAAAAACCTTCGGAATTATCTCTCACCCGGATGCCGGAAAAACCACTCTTACGGAAAAGCTTTTGCTTTTCGGGGGTGCAATTCAGGAAGCGGGTGCGGTAAAATCCAACAAAATAAAAAAGGGAGCGACCTCCGATTTCATGGAAATTGAAAGACAGAGAGGAATCTCCGTGGCAACTTCGGTATTGGCTTTTGAATACAGAAATCACAAAATCAACATTCTGGATACTCCCGGTCACAAGGATTTTGCAGAAGATACGTACAGAACTTTAACGGCGGTTGATTCTGTAATTGTGGTGATCGACGTTGCAAAAGGGGTTGAGGAACAGACGGAAAAGCTTGTTCAGGTTTGTAGAATGAGAAATATTCCGATGCTGGTTTTCATTAATAAACTTGACCGTGAAGGTAAGGATGCTTTCGATTTGCTGGATGAGGTGGAACAGAAACTGGGATTAACGGTTTGTCCACTTTCTTTGCCAATTGGGATGGGAGCTGACTTTCAGGGAATTTACAATATCTGGGAAAACAATATCCAGTTGTTTTTGGAAGAGAAGAAACAGAAGGTGGGTGAAGCGATAAAGTTTGACAATATTAATGATCCTTCAATTGATGAAGTGATTGGCGAAAAAGCTGCCGCTACTTTAAGAGAGGAACTGGATCTGGTTCAGTCGGTTTATCCTGAATTCAACCGTGAAGATTATATGAAGGGGGATTTGCAGCCTGTTTTCTTTGGTTCGGCTTTGAATAATTTCGGGGTTCGTGAGTTGCTGGATGCTTTCATTGATATTGCACCGATGCCACAACCGAAGGAAAGTGATACGCGTATTGTAAAGCCTGAAGAAAATGGTTTTACGGGATTCGTTTTCAAGATCCATGCGAATATGGATCCGAAACATAGGGACAGACTGGCTTTCGTGAAAATTGTTTCGGGAACTTTCAAGAGAAATGAAAATTATCTTTTGGTAAGAGAAGGTAAAAAAATGAAGTTTTCTTCACCAAATGCTTTCTTCGCCGATAAAAAAGAGGTGGTTGATGAAAGTTTCCCGGGAGATATTGTAGGTCTTCATGATACGGGAAGTTTCAGAATCGGAGATACGTTAACAGGCGGTGAAAAACTGAATTTCAAAGGAATTCCGAGCTTCTCTCCTGAACATTTCAGATATATTAACAACAACGATCCGTTGAAAGCAAAGCAATTGGCAAAAGGGATCGATCAGTTGATGGATGAAGGGGTTGCACAGTTATTTACTCTGGAAATGAACGGCAGAAAGATCATCGGAACAGTGGGTGCGCTTCAGTATGAGGTAATCCAGTATCGTCTGGAGCATGAATATGGCGCAAAATGTACTTACGAACCTCTTTCTATGCACAAAGCGTGTTGGGTGGAAGCGGATGAAAAGTCAGACGAATTCAAGGAATTTGCAAGACTGAAACAGAGATTTTTGGCGAGAGATAAATACAACCAGTTGGTTTTCCTTGCTGAT